The following proteins are encoded in a genomic region of Microcebus murinus isolate Inina chromosome 30, M.murinus_Inina_mat1.0, whole genome shotgun sequence:
- the THOC7 gene encoding THO complex subunit 7, which translates to MGAVTDDEVIRKRLLIDGDGAGDDRRINLLVKSFIKWCNSGSQEEGYSQYQRMLSTLSQCEFSMGKTLLVYDMNLREMENYEKIYKEIECSIAGAHEKIAECKKQILQAKRIRKNRQEYDALAKVIQHHPDRHETLKELEALGKELEHLSHIKESVEDKLELRRKQFHVLLSTIHELQQTLENDEKLSEVEEAQGTSMETDPKP; encoded by the exons ACGAAGTTATAAGGAAACGTCTCCTAATTGATGGAGATGGCGCTGGAGATGATCGCAGGATTAATCTGCTGGTGAAGAGTTTCATTAAATGGTGCAACTCTGGATCCCAGGAAGAAGG ATACAGCCAGTACCAACGCATGCTGAGCACACTGTCTCAATGTGAATTTTCAATGGGCAAAACTTTGTTGGTATATGACATGAAtctaagagaaatggaaaattatgaaaaaatttacaaagaaatag AATGCAGCATTGCTGGGGCACACGAAAAAATTGCTGAGTGCAAAAAGCAAATTCTTCAAGCAAAACGAATACGAAAAAATCGCCAGG aATATGATGCTTTGGCAAAAGTTATCCAGCACCATCCAGACAGGCATGAGACATTAAA GGAACTAGAGGCTTTGGGAAAAGAATTAGAGCATCTCTCACATATTAAAGAAAGCGTTGAAGATAAG CTGGAGTTGAGACGGAAACAGTTCCATGTTCTTCTTAGTACCATCCATGAACTTCAGCAAACACTGGAAA ATGATGAAAAGCTCTCAGAGGTAGAAGAAGCTCAAGGAACAAGCATGGAAACAGATCCTAAGCCATAG
- the C30H3orf49 gene encoding putative uncharacterized protein C3orf49 homolog → MAHPQLSLPEPLKVAYEKVGQSRRFQQLKKKNGSFKRKGIERWHRAVSTNLVKQNVLVPKEESSSDSDIGFHESQQNQKKNLMKKMKTALGRMLSYKHRSKPATTSKGGSTDQKEALLSNMQSLLPRGGRELPSPKLFTKPKMRKLAENATIQLDVVEAETEEITQGNTLLRARRTTKRLSVTSLPSGLQKVPYSPKKRPHFPALKKKKHGMKNILRKSDLTVGKLQMQVDDLIETVADKSMKLLAQRHAELQQCEFLGDEILQSSKQFQRISKRTMRKYKLKNVCFPFTCCCF, encoded by the exons ATGGCCCACCCTCAGCTCTCTCTACCAGAACCCTTGAAGGTGGCCTACGAGAAGGTTGGCCAGAGTCGAAGATTCCagcaactgaaaaagaaaaatggctcaTTCAAAAGGAAAGGGATTGAAAG GTGGCATAGAGCTGTGTCTACCAACTTagtaaaacaaaatgtattgGTCCCCAAAGAGGAATCATCCAGTGACAGTGACATAGGATTTCACGAAAGCCAGCAAAACCAGAAGAAAAActtgatgaagaaaatgaagactgCTCTTGGGAGGATGCTGTCATACAAACACAGAAGCAAGCCAGCAACTACCAGCAAAGGAGGCTCCACTGACCAGAAAGAAGCCCTCCTCTCAAACATGCAGAGTCTTCTTCCTAGAGGTGGCAGGGAGCTTCCATCTCCCAAGCTATTTACCAAACCAAAAATGAGAAAGCTCGCTGAGAATG CGACTATACAACTTGATGTTGTAGAAGCAGAGACAGAGGAGATAACCCAAGGAAATACACTCCTCCGGGCCAGGAGGACCACCAAGCGGTTATCGGTGACATCTCTTCCTTCAGGACTGCAAAAG gtTCCATATTCACCAAAAAAGAGACCACACTTTCCAgcacttaagaaaaagaaacatggaatGAAAAACATCCTCCGAAAATCAGATTTGACAGTAGGAAAGCTTCAAATGCAG GTGGATGACCTTATAGAAACAGTGGCTGATAAATCCATGAAGTTACTGGCCCAAAGACACGCAGAGCTGCAACAGTGTGAGTTTCTAGGGGATGAAATTCTTCAGTCTTCTAAACAGTTCCAAAGGATATCAAAGAGAACCATGAGGAAATACAAGCTGAAAAATGTGTGTTTCCCGTTTACCTGTTGCtgtttctga